In one Drosophila pseudoobscura strain MV-25-SWS-2005 chromosome X, UCI_Dpse_MV25, whole genome shotgun sequence genomic region, the following are encoded:
- the Hers gene encoding AF4/FMR2 family member 4 isoform X2 has product MRLKETTKKPATVATATTAAAPLPLGLSLSGDFLKTLHIATPQQQHYQHQQHLQHSQRPHYLQLQLQQQHQQQQHQRCSSVGSTSSSGTCETERSNLSSASSSSSLSPAASVFAMMQGPAEGAAAGTGTGTGGMGAGGTGTGPGLGPGPGQGPQEDATAAAVLAANIAESFTFLQQHAAHHFRDILYAAHMLGRGYYQPAGPLISPHVIAGGPPPPPSQQQQQQQQHLLQQQSLKKLQEEESGSGSPTQLQQLQLQQQQAAEAAEQAAAAAAAAAAAAAAAASQSQHQPPHQPQPQHLLQHQHQQQQQQPPQPQPYPASAVAAAAAAAAGHPGVPYSRSMHAAQMHYTTAYPPNYYSPYPGEVMCYSPPAYQPYFTSKVYQTGPPPPGHHPGVHQPPPPPGAYRRYPYYQHAGPPHPPTHPELYEQQQPPPPPQAASQATSPQQQQQQQQQGTSVGGVGVGPAGSQLVPAHHHHQQQQQHQQQQHQQQQQQLQQQQLQQQQLQQPQAHQPPHLEHYPGPPSYYAGYSPGGAGSAAGQCYTRGLQGPYMEYPPQCPCPMQQSCPKNVHTGPHIGSNISSNNISQQNNSNSSSSNSNSNNNSSSSNSKTASSSSCSTMLQGSMNSSSSSSPSPAATTAAATATSLNTSRGPVKNANKNNMNNSSNNSSSSSSKSYTCNSNSNSNTEALATNTRATAATNTEETNTAEMRATAATNTKEMRATAATNTEVMRATAESTRATAATNTETQTATAVAVATATTNNMGTQCQMLVKTELKSDPSHPQVAQKMQYEAHVMPPPTPPESYCASDDKLLEDQDQEAEMELVLGMGMGMGMGMGMDLGLTLEKGHSHREQHIEAYDLTSSTPPPPSLQSAGTGEAGPAAAAAAAGGAKAGAGVGGVQRKARIGKSMAREMVFAAQQQQKQQQQQEQPKQQEHQQQQQQQDQEEKKQQLDLEQEKHSGAGTGAGAGAEPELPFVLKAEIKAETKIKIEQDDGRLASSTPHISQLPDLKPTIKTEPEAESEPEPEPEPEPKTQPELEVPEEAEVPAPSKQRINLLASSSSAASASASGKPPKTHHSYKSLIKQAEPRNYLCPGRTFVRRLGRAPAKYAKRRQLLLAQRQQQRIRAQKREKLKQQRQERRQQIDAEAAATAETAEDPAGEASAAAAAAAGFSGQEELKNLTSGSVSSPKRARPRKQEIAALHLLEGLDTSHSRGYFSDPELNSCRSQVQVQGKVGSGGIYAAPSPLLTAHAAPQPAAEKRSKSETKKPLPSSTEQPPTKKSRKQGNSKAKAKGKKVTAAAAEEGEAGARAASAEESATAATTSTAAAGASSTSASASPPSTETNNNEYQTADLQAQKLEQQQQHSEEQHKFLVPTAAAAATAATVARTVMPTATPASTSGSTSRQSQHTTHTKRARSRCKFGNRKRQKHRPGGVSYELDETQPPATKANVVPKWNNGWMWAGKAFQGAVFLNSDDPLVLRTCYPAMRHVEGDIIRTRDCVLLKANEDNELPYVAKVAHLWQNPEDGEMMMSLLWYYRPEHTDQGRQRNDCPDEVYASRHRDHNSVACIEDKCYVLTFSEYCRYRRRLRAAEEDVEDVSIVPRRPSSTIANGNATASATSTAIVNCYPVRTVPEHTNPELVMFCRRAYEFRTRRLLKLPQKSALAAFSHS; this is encoded by the exons TGTTTTGGCCGCCAACATAGCCGAATCGTTCACATTTCTGCAACAGCATGCGGCGCATCATTTTCGCGACATTTTGTATGCGGCCCACATGCTGGGAAGAG GCTACTATCAGCCGGCTGGACCGCTGATCTCGCCCCATGTGATTGccggcggaccaccgccaccaccgtcgcagcaacaacaacagcagcagcagcatctgctTCAGCAACAGTCGCTTAAGAAGCTGCAGGAAGAGGAGTCGGGCTCCGGCTCACCtacgcagctgcagcaattgcagttgcagcagcaacaggcagccGAGGCAGCTGagcaagcagcagcggcagcagcagcagcggcggcagcagcagcagcagcggcatcccAGTCGCAGCATCAGCCGCCAcaccagccacagccgcaacATCTCCTGCaacaccagcatcagcagcagcagcagcaaccaccgCAACCTCAGCCGTATCCGGCCAGTGCCgtggcagccgctgccgcagcggcTGCCGGCCATCCGGGCGTGCCGTATTCCCGCTCAATGCACGCGGCCCAGATGCACTATACGACGGCCTATCCGCCAAACTACTATTCGCCGTATCCGGGCGAGGTCATGTGCTACTCGCCGCCCGCCTATCAGCCCTACTTTACCAGCAAGGTCTACCAAACGGGTCCGCCGCCGCCGGGCCACCATCCCGGGGTTCAtcagccgccaccgccgccaggCGCCTATCGACGCTATCCGTACTACCAGCACGCAGGGCCACCGCATCCGCCAACGCACCCGGAGCTgtacgagcagcagcagccgccgccaccgcctcaaGCAGCCTCCCAAGCGACCAgtccgcagcagcaacagcaacagcagcagcagggcacatCTGTTGGAGGAGTAGGAGTGGGTCCGGCAGGGAGTCAATTGGTGCCCGCgcatcaccaccaccagcagcagcagcagcatcagcagcagcaacatcagcagcagcaacaacagctgcaacagcaacagttgcagcagcaacagttgcaacaGCCGCAGGCTCACCAGCCGCCACACCTGGAGCACTATCCGGGGCCCCCGAGCTATTACGCCGGCTACAGTCCGGGAGGAGCAGGGAGTGCCGCCGGACAGTGCTATACACGCGGCCTCCAGGGACCGTATATGG AGTATCCGCCGCAGTGTCCGTGTCCAATGCAACAATCGTGTCCAAAAAACGTCCATACTGGGCCTCATATTGgtagcaacatcagcagcaacaacatcagccaacagaacaacagcaacagcagcagcagcaacagcaacagcaacaacaacagcagcagcagcaacagcaagacagccagcagcagcagctgcagcactaTGTTGCAGGGTTCTatgaacagcagcagcagcagcagcccgagcCCCgctgccacaacagcagcagcgacagcaacatcGTTGAATACCAGTAGAGGCCCAGTGAAAAatgccaacaaaaacaacatgaacaacagcagcaacaacagcagtagcagtagcagcaaaAGCTAcacctgcaacagcaacagcaacagtaacaCTGAGGCATTAGCAACAAACACgcgtgcaacagcagcaacaaacacGGAGGAGACCAACACAGCGGAGATGCGTGCCACAGCAGCCACCAATACGAAGGAGATgcgtgcaacagcagcaaccaaCACGGAGGTGATGCGTGCAACAGCAGAGAGCACACGTGCCACAGCCGCAACAAACACAGAAACGCAGACGGCAACAGCCGTGGCCGTTGCCACAGCGACGACCAACAATATGGGAACGCAATGCCAGATGCTGGTCAAGACGGAGCTGAAGAGCGACCCCTCGCATCCCCAGGTGGCGCAGAAGATGCAGTACGAGGCGCATGTGATGCCACCGCCCACGCCGCCCGAAAGCTACTGTGCCAGCGATGACAAGTTGCTGGAGGATCAGGACCAGGAGGCAGAAATGGAGCTGGTTCTGGGtatgggaatgggcatgggcatgggaatgggaatggaccTGGGGCTGACCCTGGAGAAAGGTCACAGTCACAGGGAACAGCACATTGAGGCGTATGATTTGACCTCAAGCACACCACCGCCGCCATCGCTTCAAtcagcaggaacaggagaagcaggaccagcagcagcagcggcagcggcaggaggtgcaaaagcaggagcaggagtaggCGGAGTTCAGCGAAAGGCGAGGATTGGCAAGAGCATGGCCAGAGAGATGGTGTTTgcggcccagcagcagcagaagcagcagcagcagcaggagcaaccgaagcagcaggagcaccagcaacagcagcaacagcaggatcAGGAGGAGAAGAAACAGCAGCTGGATTTAGAGCAGGAGAAGCATTCAGGAGCGGGgacgggagcgggagcaggagcagaaccagAGTTGCCTTTTGTACTTAAAGCTGAAATCAAAGCAGAgaccaaaatcaaaatagaGCAGGATGACGGACGTCTGGCTAGCAGCACACCACATATCAGCCAATTGCCGGATCTGAAGCCCACAATCAAAACGGAGCCAGAAGCGGAATCCGAACCGGAACCCGAACCGGAACCGGAACCTAAAACACAACCAGAATTAGAAGTACCAGAAGAAGCAGAGGTCCCAGCACCCAGCAAGCAGCGCATCAATCTGCTTGCCTCGTCCTCATCCGCGgcctccgcgtctgcctcaggCAAACCCCCGAAGACGCACCACAGCTACAAGAGCCTGATCAAGCAGGCCGAACCGCGCAATTATTTGTGTCCGGGCCGAACGTTTGTGCGGCGGCTCGGCCGAGCACCAGCCAAGTATGCCAAGAGGCGTCAATTGCTGCTCgcccagcgccagcagcagaggatCCGGGCTCAGAAGCGCGAgaagctgaagcagcagcgccaagagcggcggcagcagatcgacgcagaagcagctgcaacagcagaaacagcagaagATCCAGCAGGggaagcatcagcagcagcagctgcagctgcaggctTCTCCGGCCAGGAGGAACTCAAAAATCTAACCAGTGGCAGTGTCTCTTCGCCCAAGCGGGCACGTCCACGGAAGCAGGAGATTGCCGCCCTCCATTTGCTGGAGGGCCTGGACACGTCGCATAGTCGGGGGTATTTCAGTGATCCCGAGCTGAACAGCTGTCGCAGTCAAGTGCAGGTCCAGGGGAAAGTGGGGAGTGGCGGTATCTATGCCGCGCCCTCACCTTTGTTGACCGCCCATGCGGCACCCCAGCCGGCGGCAGAGAAGCGCTCCAAGTCGGAAACCAAGAAGCCGCTGCCGTCATCCACAGAGCAGCCCCCGACAAAGAAGTCGAGAAAACAGGGCAATAGCAAGGCAAAAGCGAAGGGCAAAAAGGtgacagcagcggcagcggaagAAGGAGAAGCTGGAGCAAGAGCAGCCTCAGCGGAGGAgagtgcaacagcagccacaaccTCAACAGCGGCCGCGGGAGCATCGTCcacgtcagcgtcagcgtctcCTCCATCGACAGAGACAAACAACAATGAGTACCAGACAGCGGATTTGCAGGCTCAaaagctggagcagcagcagcaacattccGAGGAGCAACACAAGTTCCTGGtgccgacagcagcagcagcagcaacagcagccactgtTGCCCGCACAGTAATGCCCACAGCTACGCCCGCGTCTACATCTGGATCTACGTCACGCCAAAGCCAACACACGACGCACACGAAGCGCGCGCGATCCCGCTGCAAATTTGGCAACCGCAAGCGCCAGAAGCATCGCCCGGGGGGAGTTAGCTACGAGCTGGACGAGACACAGCCCCCAGCGACGAAGGCGAATGTGGTGCCCAAGTGGAACAACGGCTGGATGTGGGCGGGCAAGGCCTTCCAGGGAGCAGTATTTCTTAAT AGCGATGATCCGTTGGTTTTGCGCACCTGCTATCCGGCAATGCGGCATGTGGAGGGAGATATCATAAGGACCCGGGACTGTGTCCTGCTCAAGGCTAACGAGGACAATGAGCTGCCGTATGTGGCCAAGGTGGCGCATCTCTGGCAGAATCCTGAAGATG GGGAGATGATGATGTCGCTACTGTGGTACTATCGGCCAGAGCATACGGATCAGGGCCGGCAGCGCAACGATTGCCCGGACGAGGTGTATGCCTCGCGGCATCGGGATCACAACTCGGTGGCCTGCATTGAGGACAAGTGCTATGTGCTAACCTTCAGCGAGTACTGCAG ATATCGTCGCCGCCTGCGTGCCGCCGAGGAGGATGTGGAGGATGTCAGCATTGTGCCGCGTCGGCCGAGCAGTACCATCGCCAATGGCAACGCCACTGCCAGCGCAACCAGCACCGCCATCGTCAATTGTTATCCAGTGCGTACAGTGCCGGAGCACACGAATCCGGAGCTTGTCATGTTCTGTCGCCGTGCCTACGAGTTTCGGACACGCCGCCTGCTCAAGCTGCCCCAAAAGAGTGCACTCGCCGCGTTTAGCCACAGCTAG